The sequence GTTCACCGCCGATGAGATCCTTTATTACGACATTATTCTCTGACACTTCGTTTTCGCCCAGCACTAGCGCAACTGCAGCACCGACTTTGTCAGCTCGTTTAAATTGTTTTTTGAAATTGCCACCGCCGAAGTGATTCATAACACGCAGCTCAGGTAATTGCTCACGCAACTCTTCAGCAAGTTTCATTCCCGCTAGCATAGTGCCTTCGCCTGCTGTCACGACATAAGCGTCTACAGAGCGACGAACATCAGCAAGCTCTAACGTTTCTAGCATTAGCACTAGACGCTCTAAGCCCATAGCAAAACCAACCGCTTTAGTTGGTTTACCACCTAACTGCTCAACCAGTCCGTCGTAGCGACCGCCACCACATACTGTACCTTGAGAGCCAAGGCTTTCAGTGATCCACTCGAATACGGTGCGGTTATAGTAATCTAAACCACGCACTAAGCGTTGATTAACTTGATATTCGATACCAGCCGCATCGAGAAGTTCACATAAACCAGCAAAATGTGCTTTAGATTCAGGGTCTAAGTAGTCAGCTAGGCGTGGAGCCTCACCTAAAATCGCCTGAACATCAGCGTTTTTGCTATCTAAAACACGCAATGGGTTGGTGTACATGCGACGTTTGCAGTCATCATCTAAAACATCAATGTGCTGTTCTAGATATTCAATCAATGCAGTGCGGTAATTAGCACGCGCTTCTAGAGAACCAATCGAGTTCAGCTCTAAACGTACGTGTTTGTCGATACCTAACTCACGCCATAAACGCGCCGTCATCATGATCAATTCAGCATCAACATCAGGGCCATCAAGACCAAACACTTCCACACCACATTGATGGAACTGACGGTAACGGCCTTTTTGTGGACGTTCGTGACGGAACATAGGTCCCATGTACCATAAACGTTGTTCTTGGTTGTACAGCAAACCATTTTCGATACCAGAGCGTACGCAACCTGCGGTACCTTCTGGACGTAGTGATAGGCTATCGCCGTTACGGTCTTCAAAGGTGTACATTTCCTTTTCAACCACATCGGTAACTTCACCGATAGCACGACTAAATAAGTTCGTCATTTCGACGATTGGCATACGCACTTCATTGTAACCGTATGCGCTGACCACACGCTTAACTGTCGACTCTAATTTCTGCCAAAGAGGCGATTGAGTAGGAAGGCAGTCATTCATGCCTCGAATTGCTTGGATTGTTTTTGCCACTATTAAATACCGTATATTGTCAGGGCGTGCGCCCTGAAACATTTATTTTTGAATATTGTTCACATCGATGCGATTTTGCGGATCGAGTTGACTCGCTTTAGCGCGGATCTTAGCTTCAAGCTGATCGATGACATTATCGTTATCAAAACGTTCTTTCTGGCGCTTGCCATCAAGATAATAAGCACTCTTTCTATTGCCACCGGCGATCCCCATATGAGAGACCTCAGCTTCACCAGGACCATTCACTACACAACCAATAATGGACACATCCATAGGTGTAATGATGTCTTCTAGTCGCTGCTCTAGTGTATTGACCGTATTGATCACATCAAATTCTTGGCGTGAACATGTAGGACAAGCAATAAAGTTAATGCCACGAGAACGAATGCGTAGCGATTTAAGAATATCAAAACCCACTTTTACTTCTTCAACTGGATCAGCCGCCAGTGACACACGCAATGTATCACCAATGCCTTCAGAAAGAAGCATGCCTAAACCTACCGCTGATTTCACCGACCCAGCGCGTGCGCCACCAGCTTCGGTAATACCTAAGTGCAAAGGTTGATCAATCTTAGTGGCAAGCAGTCGATAAGAATCTACCGCCAGAAAAACATCCGATGCTTTTACGCTCACTTTAAACTGATCAAAGTTAAGGCGATCTAAAATATCCACATGACGCATAGCGGATTCAACCAGCGCTTCGGCTGTTGGCTCGCCATACTTTTCTTGAATTTCTTTCTCTAAAGAACCACCGTTTACGCCAATACGAATAGGGATATTCATATCGCGCGCGCAATCGACTACCGAGCGAATTCGATTTTCATTGCCGATATTACCTGGGTTGATGCGTAGACAGTCTACCCCGTACTCCGCCACTTTTAAGGCGATTCGGTAATCAAAATGAATGTCCGCGATCAGTGGGACTTTGACTTGTTGCTTAATGATTTTAAACGCTTCTGCGGCATCCATTGTTGGAACAGAAACGCGCACCAAATCAGCGCCTACTTTCTCTAAAGCATTGATTTGCGCAACCGTGGCTGCAACATCCGTGGTACGGGTGTTCGTCATCGACTGTACAGCGATGGGAGCCCCATCGCCAATGGGTACGCCGCCGACATAGATTCGTGTCGAAGGGCGACGCTTTATTGGTGATTCTTGATGCATAATTACTCTGCAGTGAAACGTGCTACTTTGCCCGCAGTATACCTAGAAAGGTCGATAGGTTCACCCGAAATTGAAAGTGAAACCACCTCTGGGGCGCCAAGTACGAATTTGAAAGGACCTTCACCGTCCAACTCAAGTTTCTGTCCTTCTTTTTTTACGCCAGTCCATAGGGTTTTACCATGCACATCTTGAATTTGAATCCAACAATCTGCAGTAAAGCTCATCGCTATTTTAGGCGCATTCTCAATCGCTTTTGTGGCAGTCTCTGTGGTTGATTCATGCTTTGGCACTGTCGCCACTAGCACGGTATCGTTATCTGTATTAGTCGCCACTTGAGCCTCGGCGTTACCGTCACTTGGTAATGCAGTTTCTTCAGTTACAGGCTGCGGTTCTGCTACAAGCTCAGGTTCAACATTTGCCTCGGAGACTTCGCTATCAACGGTTTCGGTAACTTGTGTTGTCGTAGTGTCACTGACAATAGTGTCGGCATTTTTTTCGCTTTGCCACCACCAAACCACTGAGATACCTATGATGATAGTAAAGATACCCCAAGTGAGCTTCATAATATTATTATCATGCTTCTTTTTCTTGGTTTGCTGAGAAAAGCTCTGCATGCTTTCTTCATGAGGCTGAGCTAACAGCGAACTATCAAGCAATTCGACAATGGCTTTTTCATCAGCGCCTACCGCACGTGCATACGAACGAACGTAGCCACGGGTAAATGTATGTACTTGCCCTTCTTGAAAGTCGTTACTCTCAATGCCTTGTATAATGGCTAATCTCAATCTTAAACGATCAGCGATCTCTTTCTGGCTGATTCCTAATGATTCTCGCTTAGCACGTAAAATATCACCAATCATGACAGTGCTCGTGTTGCCATCGTTTGAATCAGAATGCTGTTCTTCTACGTTGTTTGAGTCTGTGTTCATTATTTTGATTACTTCATTCTAAATAGGAAGTTAAATTAAGGATCGACAATCAATTATTCATAGATGATTTACGATCGAGTTCATCTTGTAATTGTTGCACTTCGACTCTTGGACCAAACCTTGAGTGGATAGATTGCAATCTTTGTCGAGCTTCGCTAAATGCGCCGAAGTGAACCGACAATTTGGCCAGTTCAATATGACTTCGGAAGCGTGACGGCTCATACTCTAAAGACTTATTAAAATAAGTTTCAGCCAGCCTAAAATCGCCCTGCATTATTGCACAGATACCTGCATTTTCGTAGCTTGCGGCAACATACTCGTAACGGGTTTGCTGAATCGCTTGTTTAAACTGCTTTTGAGCGGATCTGTATTTTTTCTGTCGACATAAAAATACGCCGTAATCATTTAGCACAGCACCATCATACGGTGATTTGGCTAATGCTTTTTGGTACCAAATATCAGCAACATTAGGCTCTGACACTTGTTGGTAATAATAGGCTATTGCAGAGGAAGCGCGTACATAATTGGGTGCATAACGGTATGCCAAGTCAAGATTTTGCTTTGCTCTGACATTGTACCCAAGGGCAAGGTAGTTTATACCCAGCTCTATACGAGCATCCGCAGCTTTGAGGGGGTTAAATTTCGCGGTTCCAGCCTCGCTATCAACTGTAACACAACCGAAAGTAAGACTGAGTAAAAAAAGTGTGACCAATCCTTTAAACATAAGGTTCCCCGGCAAGTATTATCGGGGAACCTCACGCCATGTAATCAACTGGTTTAATATCTGTTATAGAGTTTTAACAGGAATGGCTTCCCCAGTGTTTCGTTGAGTACGTTTAGTTCGGTCAATAACATCACCGACTAATTGACCACATGCCGCATCAATATCATCGCCACGAGTCTTACGTACAGTTACCGTGTAATCGTATTGCATCAAGGTTTTCATAAAACGATCGATGCGTGAATTACTTGGCTTCTTATAAGGTGAACCAGGATATGGATTAAAAGGTATTAAATTGATCTTTGCTGGGGTGTCTTTTAGCAATTCTGCGAGTTGTCTCGCATGCTCCATGTCATCATTCACATGATCCAACAAGATATACTCAACCGTCACTTTGCCACGGTTAGCATTTGAGGTCGCAATATAACGACGTACCGACTCTAAGAATTCTTCAATGTTCCAACGATCATTGATTGGCATGATCTGGCTACGTAATTCGTTGGTTGGCGCGTGCAATGAAATTGCCAGTGCTACATCGATATTACCTGTCATTTGATCAAGACCAGAAACCACGCCAGAAGTAGACACGGTAACGCGGCGTTTAGATAAGCCAAAACCTAAATCATCTAACATGATGTTCAAAGACGGCATCAGGTTATTCATATTCAGTAGTGGTTCACCCATACCCATCATTACCACGTTGGTAATAGGACGACGGCCAGTCTCTTTTTCGATACCAATCTCACGCGCAGCGCGCCAAATTTGACCTGCAATCTCAGATACGCGCAAGT is a genomic window of Vibrio neonatus containing:
- a CDS encoding bifunctional tRNA (adenosine(37)-C2)-methyltransferase TrmG/ribosomal RNA large subunit methyltransferase RlmN — protein: MTKAKVNLLDFDRQGLRQYFADELGEKAFRAEQVMKWIYHFGYDDFEKMTNLNKKLREKLQRLTEIRAPQVSDAQYSSDGTIKWAMRVGDQDVETVYIPDGDRATLCVSSQVGCALECKFCSTGQQGFNRNLRVSEIAGQIWRAAREIGIEKETGRRPITNVVMMGMGEPLLNMNNLMPSLNIMLDDLGFGLSKRRVTVSTSGVVSGLDQMTGNIDVALAISLHAPTNELRSQIMPINDRWNIEEFLESVRRYIATSNANRGKVTVEYILLDHVNDDMEHARQLAELLKDTPAKINLIPFNPYPGSPYKKPSNSRIDRFMKTLMQYDYTVTVRKTRGDDIDAACGQLVGDVIDRTKRTQRNTGEAIPVKTL
- the hisS gene encoding histidine--tRNA ligase, with the translated sequence MAKTIQAIRGMNDCLPTQSPLWQKLESTVKRVVSAYGYNEVRMPIVEMTNLFSRAIGEVTDVVEKEMYTFEDRNGDSLSLRPEGTAGCVRSGIENGLLYNQEQRLWYMGPMFRHERPQKGRYRQFHQCGVEVFGLDGPDVDAELIMMTARLWRELGIDKHVRLELNSIGSLEARANYRTALIEYLEQHIDVLDDDCKRRMYTNPLRVLDSKNADVQAILGEAPRLADYLDPESKAHFAGLCELLDAAGIEYQVNQRLVRGLDYYNRTVFEWITESLGSQGTVCGGGRYDGLVEQLGGKPTKAVGFAMGLERLVLMLETLELADVRRSVDAYVVTAGEGTMLAGMKLAEELREQLPELRVMNHFGGGNFKKQFKRADKVGAAVALVLGENEVSENNVVIKDLIGGEQITIAQADLVNKLKEFI
- a CDS encoding RodZ domain-containing protein; the protein is MNTDSNNVEEQHSDSNDGNTSTVMIGDILRAKRESLGISQKEIADRLRLRLAIIQGIESNDFQEGQVHTFTRGYVRSYARAVGADEKAIVELLDSSLLAQPHEESMQSFSQQTKKKKHDNNIMKLTWGIFTIIIGISVVWWWQSEKNADTIVSDTTTTQVTETVDSEVSEANVEPELVAEPQPVTEETALPSDGNAEAQVATNTDNDTVLVATVPKHESTTETATKAIENAPKIAMSFTADCWIQIQDVHGKTLWTGVKKEGQKLELDGEGPFKFVLGAPEVVSLSISGEPIDLSRYTAGKVARFTAE
- the pilW gene encoding type IV pilus biogenesis/stability protein PilW, with translation MFKGLVTLFLLSLTFGCVTVDSEAGTAKFNPLKAADARIELGINYLALGYNVRAKQNLDLAYRYAPNYVRASSAIAYYYQQVSEPNVADIWYQKALAKSPYDGAVLNDYGVFLCRQKKYRSAQKQFKQAIQQTRYEYVAASYENAGICAIMQGDFRLAETYFNKSLEYEPSRFRSHIELAKLSVHFGAFSEARQRLQSIHSRFGPRVEVQQLQDELDRKSSMNN
- the ispG gene encoding flavodoxin-dependent (E)-4-hydroxy-3-methylbut-2-enyl-diphosphate synthase; amino-acid sequence: MHQESPIKRRPSTRIYVGGVPIGDGAPIAVQSMTNTRTTDVAATVAQINALEKVGADLVRVSVPTMDAAEAFKIIKQQVKVPLIADIHFDYRIALKVAEYGVDCLRINPGNIGNENRIRSVVDCARDMNIPIRIGVNGGSLEKEIQEKYGEPTAEALVESAMRHVDILDRLNFDQFKVSVKASDVFLAVDSYRLLATKIDQPLHLGITEAGGARAGSVKSAVGLGMLLSEGIGDTLRVSLAADPVEEVKVGFDILKSLRIRSRGINFIACPTCSRQEFDVINTVNTLEQRLEDIITPMDVSIIGCVVNGPGEAEVSHMGIAGGNRKSAYYLDGKRQKERFDNDNVIDQLEAKIRAKASQLDPQNRIDVNNIQK